A stretch of Paraburkholderia phenazinium DNA encodes these proteins:
- a CDS encoding cyclic peptide export ABC transporter yields the protein MSLLLTLVRQSRWILLLALITSVVGGLSNAALIAIINQALGASADQLSELGWRFLLLALAVLVTRTLSQTFFVRLGQATKAALRMRTIRSVTEASYQNLERQGGAKALTVLTQDLDTIVVFFLSVPTLAMNTSIVLGCLAYLGYLSWQILLFALVTILIGSLGFHLANTRAMFHLRSSRQREDDLVGDFRSLFDGAKELKLHRRRRQAFVDDSLATSVEAVRVQRTHGYVLYTAAASWGSMIFLAFIGCVLFLLTRIYPVQGHVLSGYVVIFLYMSTAIESLLSSIPSLGSAKVALERVDKVNRDLPRENVLPAESARAFDSIALKGVTHRYFREKENEVFTLGPVSLAFKPGELVYLIGGNGSGKTTLAKMLVGLYAPEGGEILLNGQAVGEAERDIYRQHFSVVFNDFFLFDQLHGLHLEGLDAHAQELLELLHLEHKVTIRDGKLSTINLSQGQRKRLALMVAYLEDRPFYVFDEWAADQDPTFKDVFYRRLLPDLKVKGKTVLVITHDDRYFGLADRYIKLDYGQVVEEGAGADLVHQPVRSAVE from the coding sequence ATGTCCCTGCTACTGACCCTGGTCCGGCAATCCCGCTGGATTCTACTGCTCGCGCTGATAACGAGTGTTGTCGGCGGTCTGAGCAATGCCGCGCTCATCGCGATCATCAATCAGGCGCTCGGCGCTTCGGCCGACCAGTTGTCGGAGCTTGGCTGGCGCTTTCTGCTGCTGGCGCTCGCCGTGCTCGTCACGCGAACGCTGTCGCAGACCTTCTTCGTGCGGCTCGGCCAGGCAACCAAAGCGGCGCTACGCATGAGGACGATCCGCAGCGTTACTGAGGCTTCCTATCAGAACCTCGAACGCCAGGGCGGCGCAAAGGCGTTGACGGTACTGACGCAGGATCTCGACACTATCGTCGTGTTCTTCCTGAGCGTGCCGACACTCGCGATGAACACTTCGATTGTGCTGGGCTGTCTCGCGTATCTGGGCTATCTGTCGTGGCAAATCCTGCTGTTTGCGCTGGTGACGATCCTGATCGGATCGCTGGGATTTCATCTGGCCAATACACGTGCCATGTTTCATCTGCGCAGTTCGCGTCAGCGGGAAGATGATCTGGTGGGCGACTTCCGCTCGCTCTTCGATGGGGCAAAAGAACTCAAACTACATCGCCGCCGCAGACAAGCGTTCGTCGACGACTCGCTCGCTACGAGTGTCGAGGCGGTGCGCGTGCAGCGCACGCACGGCTATGTGCTGTACACGGCTGCCGCGAGCTGGGGCAGCATGATTTTCCTCGCCTTCATCGGCTGCGTGCTGTTTCTGCTGACACGCATCTATCCGGTGCAAGGACATGTGCTGTCGGGCTACGTGGTGATCTTCCTCTACATGAGCACGGCAATCGAGAGCCTGCTGTCGTCGATTCCCTCGCTGGGTTCGGCGAAGGTGGCGCTAGAACGTGTCGACAAGGTGAACCGCGACCTTCCTCGTGAGAACGTGCTGCCCGCAGAATCGGCTCGCGCGTTCGATAGCATCGCGCTGAAGGGTGTCACGCACCGCTATTTCCGCGAGAAAGAAAACGAGGTGTTCACGCTCGGGCCGGTTAGCCTGGCGTTCAAACCGGGCGAGCTGGTGTACCTGATTGGCGGCAACGGCAGCGGCAAGACGACGCTTGCGAAGATGCTGGTGGGCCTCTATGCGCCGGAAGGCGGTGAAATCCTGCTGAATGGCCAGGCGGTCGGCGAGGCCGAGCGCGACATCTACCGTCAGCATTTTTCAGTCGTTTTCAACGATTTCTTCCTGTTCGACCAGTTGCATGGCCTGCATCTGGAGGGGCTGGACGCTCATGCACAGGAGCTGCTCGAACTGCTGCATCTGGAGCATAAGGTGACGATTCGCGACGGCAAGCTGTCGACGATCAATCTGTCGCAGGGGCAGCGCAAACGTCTCGCGCTAATGGTTGCGTATCTCGAGGACCGTCCGTTCTATGTGTTCGACGAGTGGGCCGCAGATCAGGATCCGACCTTCAAGGATGTGTTTTATCGCCGCCTGCTGCCGGATCTCAAGGTCAAAGGCAAAACCGTTCTGGTGATCACCCATGACGATCGCTACTTTGGACTCGCGGATCGCTATATCAAGCTCGATTACGGCCAGGTTGTGGAGGAAGGTGCTGGCGCTGATCTCGTCCATCAGCCGGTAAGGTCGGCGGTGGAGTGA
- a CDS encoding non-ribosomal peptide synthetase — MEKDTARRIAERFIELSPDKRRLFWQRMNEQGVTPAQLPILARARVSEQKLPVSYAQQRQWFLWQLDRESSAYHVAGGLWLTGEVDAVALRASFEAIVARHEVLRTRFVANEAGRVEQQIDAHAQLNWREVTLPATQINTAARALASEPFDLAAGPLLRAALYRSEGEAGRSLLVLSLHHIVSDGWSIQVLLEELVEHYRAAVMSEPLTAHALPVQYADYAAWQREWLEAGEQEKQLAYWRDTLGTTHPVLALPTDAPRQAHASYTAGRHGVTLPPELAQAVRERAQRSSTTPFMVLLAAFQALLHRYTGERDIRVGVPVANRNRVETEPLIGFFVNTQVLRAEIAGRDTLGELLERTRQATVGAQAHQDLPFDVLVDALQPERSLSHNPLFQVMFSHLHSDYRVLDALPGLTVEWYELTDGAAAFELTLNIVEASDGNLSAQLIYARDLFNKETIERFGRHYVKVLSGLAENPAQALIDIELSDPAECQPSQFLAHRVDVAAGMPLVHRSFEMHVEAQPDAVALLCGDVQLSYSELNERANRLAARLIHEGVGPEVRVGFAMARSPEMLVAQLAILKAGGVYVPLDLAYPAERLAYMIDHSGIELLLVQTHRASVAHLPVSGAGRMLDLDTLDVSNEPAGNPLLTPHADNLAYVVYTSGSTGRPKGVAVAHGALAAHCHAVGKCYGMSAADRLLHFASVSFDAAAEQFLVPLMNGAAIVLRDDEVWSAQRLVHEIRSKNVSVLYLPPAYLDAFARVTETGAVSLRACIAGGEAWSRAGFEAVRTHLNPQRIYNAYGPSETVVTPTLWQPDADARFDSAYAPIGRPVGERSAWVLDAQMNRVPSGLPGELYLGGTGMARGYLGRPGLTAERFVPDPFSGDPGARLYRTGDLVRWRSDGELEYIGRIDHQVKVRGFRIELGEVEAQLRAQPGVRDAVVDAQEGPGGTRLVGYVSGLPGYSLDTAALRAGLAATLPDYMVPSVVMVLDALPLNANGKVDRHALPTPTQACAPANDDAPQGTVEERLADIWAQLLRRERIGRHENFFELGGDSIMGLQIVARARQAGLLLTARQIFEQQTIAQLAACAVAPDEALPDDRNASTTIDPQAPAPLLPIQARFFAEPLPERHHWNQAVLLRLDEAVDTDRLEQALHAVVAHHDSLRLRFVPCEPAQSDGFSWRQQYAPVESAPMLQVESSVRTSAIETLCDAAQRTLDLTRGPLLRALAMRIEDGSWRLFIAIHHLVIDTVSWRILLDDLRRAYTQLVAGEAVSLPARTTSYQAFARQLQHAARQPEIERYSARWQALADVPVALPAGSIGDSGGVGPQSFAPVSSTVRFDAATTGRLMRDASVAYRTQLADLLLLASGRALCRFAKRDVLRIDLEGHGRETHFGAADLSRTTGWFTAVYPFRLDPSGEIGAALKRVKEARREVPHGGMSFGMLKYLGTPEQRAALSEVGHAEVLFNYLGQFDGTLAGDGGWQLASEGTGHTHDERSGSTHALEIAGQVHGGELSLTLLHARGDRYDASTLDTLAEDIRRELLAVLAHCESGACGLTPSDVPIAMLDQAQLDNLPVGAGEIADLYPLAPMQTGIVFHSLLGQQSGAYVNQLRVDIERLDCVRFQAAWESAAARHDILRTGFLSFEDAPRQWVARHIELPFFIEDWRDAQEPELATRLDAYAAAQVESGFDLGRPPLWRVTLIRTAASRYHFVWTFHHALLDGWSAAQLLAEVLGEYEGRKQVGPPGRYREFIAWLQSRDQNASEAWWRAQTGRLDGSTLLASALPKPEAVDAAAAATSRADSPESTSTIRAESHASTLRIWDAEHTAQLSAFAKAQHVTLNTLVQAAWLLLLQRYTGQRTVSFGATVAGRPEALASAHRTLGLFINTIPVIAVPQPSLSVGAWLEQIQQHGVAAREHEHVALYDIQRWAKLEGGQALFDSIVVFENYPVDEILEAATSRELQFSGLRSEDRTSYPLTLSVTHGRHAQHSGAQRDGETLRIEFAYTCSAFDASQVEHLASHLVALIDAFVANPAAPLGALTMLPDAEFAQLRQRGAGGRLEQAPLVHERISRQVAMRGAGQALMLDGESLDYATLERRANRLAHRLRAAGVGAESRVGIALERSFEMIIAVLAVLKASGAYVPLDPSYPAERLAFMIEDSGIKLALTGGASTDALAELGVASIDVQQASALAGARPEDEEMDRAPACTVSRDNLAYVIYTSGSTGRPKGVGITHGALAQHTQVSIDLFGVTSSDRVLQFSTFNFDGFVEQVFATLSAGAALILRGPQLWSSERFLDEVEQQRITVADLTTAYWNALAQDFASNPRARVACASLRRVHAGGEAMPADGVLAWRTAGLAHVELANTYGPSEATVTASAFDCSPYLRTGVEIPPHISIGGPLDGRSLQVLDAQLNPVPVGVAGELCIGGTLLARGYHGRPGLTAERFIADPHAASPGGRLYRTGDVVRWNARGTLDYLGRIDHQVKVRGFRIELGEIESALLCQREVREAVAVVREGAGGARVLAYVAAVPGAQLDVRALRAGLAATLPDYMVPSAVIVLDALPLNPNGKIDRLALPMPGSHELMQADAEPADPPQGQLEEALAAIWASVLEVQQVGRSDRFFELGGHSLAAMQVQSAIRSTLGIEAQLADLMNNQPLYHLAQTLASANRVAQDDDAMAAEMQDILAEL; from the coding sequence ATGGAAAAAGACACCGCGCGACGCATTGCCGAGCGCTTCATCGAGTTGTCGCCGGACAAGCGTCGTCTGTTCTGGCAGAGGATGAACGAGCAGGGCGTAACGCCAGCGCAGTTACCGATTCTTGCGCGGGCGCGGGTGTCCGAACAAAAACTGCCGGTTTCATACGCTCAGCAGCGGCAATGGTTCTTGTGGCAGCTTGATCGTGAGAGCAGTGCGTATCACGTGGCAGGTGGGCTGTGGCTGACCGGCGAGGTCGATGCGGTTGCGTTGCGCGCGAGTTTTGAAGCAATCGTGGCGCGTCATGAAGTGCTGCGCACACGCTTCGTAGCAAACGAAGCAGGCCGGGTCGAACAACAGATAGATGCACATGCTCAGCTCAACTGGCGCGAAGTTACTTTGCCGGCCACACAGATCAACACGGCTGCGCGCGCACTGGCGAGCGAGCCGTTCGATCTGGCGGCCGGTCCATTGTTGCGTGCCGCCCTGTACCGCAGCGAAGGCGAAGCAGGCCGCAGCCTGCTGGTTCTGTCGCTGCATCACATCGTCTCGGACGGCTGGTCGATACAGGTTCTGCTGGAAGAACTGGTGGAGCATTACCGCGCAGCAGTAATGAGCGAACCGTTGACCGCACATGCGTTGCCCGTGCAATACGCAGACTACGCGGCTTGGCAACGCGAGTGGCTCGAAGCAGGCGAGCAGGAAAAGCAGCTCGCTTACTGGCGCGATACGCTGGGCACGACGCATCCCGTGCTGGCATTACCGACGGACGCACCGCGCCAGGCGCACGCGTCGTACACGGCAGGCCGCCATGGCGTGACGCTGCCGCCCGAACTGGCGCAGGCCGTCCGCGAGCGCGCGCAGCGCAGTTCGACGACACCGTTCATGGTGTTGCTGGCCGCATTCCAGGCGCTGCTGCACCGCTACACAGGCGAGCGCGACATCCGTGTAGGCGTTCCGGTCGCGAACCGCAACCGCGTCGAAACGGAGCCGCTGATCGGCTTCTTCGTCAATACGCAGGTGCTGCGCGCCGAGATCGCCGGCCGCGACACGCTAGGTGAACTGCTCGAGCGTACCCGGCAGGCGACGGTTGGCGCACAGGCGCACCAGGATTTACCGTTCGATGTACTGGTGGATGCGCTGCAGCCGGAGCGCAGTCTGAGCCATAACCCGCTGTTTCAGGTGATGTTCAGTCATCTGCACAGTGACTACCGGGTGCTCGACGCGCTGCCCGGGCTGACTGTCGAATGGTACGAACTGACCGACGGTGCTGCGGCTTTCGAATTAACGCTCAATATCGTCGAGGCCTCCGACGGGAATTTATCGGCACAACTGATTTATGCGAGGGATCTGTTCAATAAAGAGACGATCGAACGTTTCGGCCGTCACTATGTGAAGGTGCTGAGCGGGTTGGCAGAGAATCCCGCCCAGGCGCTCATAGACATTGAGTTATCAGATCCCGCGGAGTGCCAGCCATCGCAATTCCTGGCGCACCGGGTTGACGTGGCCGCTGGCATGCCGCTAGTGCACCGGTCATTCGAAATGCATGTAGAGGCGCAGCCCGATGCAGTGGCCTTGCTGTGTGGCGACGTGCAACTCAGCTACAGCGAATTGAACGAGCGCGCCAACCGGCTCGCCGCACGTCTGATCCACGAGGGTGTTGGACCGGAGGTTCGGGTCGGCTTTGCAATGGCACGTTCGCCTGAGATGCTGGTTGCGCAGCTCGCGATCCTGAAAGCGGGCGGCGTCTATGTGCCGCTCGATCTGGCGTATCCGGCAGAGCGCCTCGCTTACATGATCGACCATAGCGGTATCGAACTGCTGCTCGTGCAGACGCATCGGGCGTCCGTCGCGCACCTGCCTGTATCCGGCGCGGGACGGATGCTCGATCTCGATACCCTCGATGTCTCGAACGAACCTGCGGGGAATCCGCTGCTCACGCCGCATGCCGACAATCTCGCGTACGTCGTCTACACATCCGGCTCGACCGGGCGGCCGAAGGGCGTCGCGGTTGCACACGGAGCACTTGCGGCGCATTGCCATGCCGTCGGGAAATGCTACGGCATGAGTGCCGCGGACCGCCTTCTGCATTTTGCTTCGGTCAGTTTCGACGCTGCCGCAGAGCAGTTCCTCGTGCCCCTGATGAACGGGGCGGCAATCGTACTACGCGACGACGAGGTGTGGTCGGCGCAGCGGCTCGTCCACGAGATTCGCTCGAAGAACGTCTCAGTGCTCTATCTGCCGCCTGCGTATCTCGACGCGTTTGCCCGGGTCACGGAGACCGGCGCGGTGAGCCTGCGGGCCTGCATCGCGGGCGGCGAAGCATGGTCGAGGGCGGGCTTCGAGGCAGTGCGCACGCACCTGAATCCGCAGCGGATTTACAACGCCTACGGGCCATCGGAAACCGTGGTGACACCGACGCTCTGGCAGCCTGACGCCGACGCCCGGTTCGACAGCGCGTACGCACCGATTGGCCGGCCAGTCGGCGAGCGCAGCGCCTGGGTTCTCGACGCGCAGATGAACCGGGTACCGTCAGGTCTGCCTGGCGAGTTATATCTGGGTGGCACCGGTATGGCGCGCGGCTATCTGGGCCGGCCGGGACTGACGGCCGAACGCTTCGTGCCCGATCCGTTTTCCGGCGACCCGGGCGCGCGGCTCTACAGGACCGGCGATCTGGTGCGCTGGCGCAGCGACGGCGAGCTGGAGTACATCGGACGCATCGATCATCAGGTCAAGGTGCGCGGTTTTCGTATCGAGCTGGGGGAAGTGGAAGCGCAATTGCGCGCCCAGCCCGGTGTGCGCGACGCCGTGGTGGACGCGCAGGAGGGACCGGGTGGCACGCGGCTGGTGGGCTATGTGAGCGGGCTACCGGGCTACTCGCTGGATACGGCCGCGCTGCGCGCGGGACTGGCCGCGACGCTGCCCGACTACATGGTGCCCAGCGTCGTGATGGTGCTCGACGCGTTGCCGCTCAACGCGAACGGCAAGGTGGACCGGCATGCATTGCCTACCCCCACGCAAGCATGCGCGCCGGCGAACGACGACGCTCCGCAGGGCACTGTCGAAGAGCGCCTGGCGGATATCTGGGCACAGTTGCTGCGGCGTGAGCGGATCGGGCGTCATGAGAATTTCTTCGAGCTGGGCGGCGATTCGATCATGGGACTGCAGATCGTTGCGCGTGCGCGTCAGGCCGGACTTCTTTTGACCGCCCGGCAGATCTTCGAACAGCAGACGATTGCGCAACTCGCGGCCTGCGCAGTCGCTCCAGACGAAGCGCTGCCGGACGACCGCAATGCATCCACCACAATAGATCCGCAAGCACCGGCTCCGTTGCTGCCGATTCAGGCGCGTTTTTTTGCGGAGCCGCTGCCGGAACGTCATCATTGGAACCAGGCGGTGTTGCTGCGCCTCGATGAGGCCGTCGACACCGATCGTCTCGAACAGGCATTGCACGCTGTCGTCGCACATCATGATTCGTTGCGTCTGCGCTTCGTGCCGTGCGAGCCGGCGCAATCGGACGGCTTTAGCTGGCGTCAGCAATACGCGCCCGTGGAGTCAGCGCCCATGCTGCAGGTTGAGAGCAGCGTGCGTACATCCGCCATCGAGACACTCTGCGACGCCGCGCAGCGCACGCTTGATCTGACACGCGGGCCGCTGTTGCGAGCACTTGCCATGCGTATCGAGGACGGCAGTTGGCGTCTGTTCATCGCGATCCATCACCTCGTCATCGATACCGTGTCGTGGCGCATCCTGCTCGATGATCTGCGGCGCGCATACACGCAACTGGTTGCGGGCGAGGCAGTGTCGTTGCCCGCGCGTACCACCTCGTATCAGGCGTTCGCCCGCCAGTTGCAGCACGCTGCACGTCAGCCGGAGATTGAACGATACAGCGCCAGGTGGCAGGCGCTGGCCGATGTTCCGGTCGCGCTGCCCGCGGGTTCGATAGGCGATAGTGGCGGCGTCGGGCCACAATCCTTTGCTCCAGTCAGCTCCACCGTGCGCTTCGACGCTGCCACGACGGGCCGCTTGATGCGCGATGCGTCGGTGGCCTATCGAACCCAGCTCGCCGATCTGTTGCTATTGGCAAGCGGTCGTGCCTTGTGTCGCTTCGCCAAACGGGACGTGTTGCGTATCGATCTCGAAGGACATGGCCGTGAGACACATTTCGGCGCGGCAGACCTGAGCCGCACCACGGGCTGGTTCACGGCGGTCTATCCATTCCGGCTCGACCCTAGTGGCGAGATCGGCGCTGCGTTAAAGCGCGTGAAGGAAGCGCGCCGTGAAGTACCGCACGGCGGAATGAGCTTCGGTATGCTTAAATATCTGGGAACTCCAGAACAACGTGCGGCGCTATCGGAAGTCGGTCATGCAGAGGTGCTGTTCAACTACCTCGGTCAGTTCGACGGCACGCTCGCTGGCGACGGTGGCTGGCAACTGGCGAGCGAAGGCACCGGCCACACGCACGACGAACGCAGTGGCAGTACGCACGCGCTCGAAATCGCAGGCCAGGTGCACGGTGGCGAGTTGTCGTTGACGCTACTGCACGCACGTGGCGACCGTTACGATGCGAGCACGCTCGACACGCTCGCGGAAGATATTCGTCGTGAACTGCTGGCGGTGCTCGCGCATTGTGAAAGCGGTGCGTGCGGCCTGACGCCATCGGATGTTCCGATCGCCATGCTCGATCAGGCGCAGCTCGACAACTTGCCGGTGGGCGCCGGCGAAATCGCAGACCTGTATCCGCTGGCGCCGATGCAGACGGGCATTGTGTTTCACAGTCTGCTGGGGCAGCAGTCCGGCGCGTATGTGAACCAGTTGCGTGTCGACATCGAACGACTTGACTGCGTGCGCTTTCAGGCAGCGTGGGAATCGGCTGCTGCGCGCCATGACATTCTGCGCACTGGCTTTCTTTCGTTTGAGGATGCGCCTCGCCAGTGGGTGGCGCGCCACATCGAGCTACCGTTCTTCATCGAAGACTGGCGCGATGCGCAAGAGCCAGAGCTTGCAACGCGGCTGGATGCCTATGCGGCCGCGCAGGTCGAGAGCGGTTTCGATCTGGGCCGTCCACCGTTGTGGCGCGTGACGCTGATCCGTACGGCCGCATCGCGTTATCACTTCGTCTGGACCTTTCATCACGCGCTGCTCGACGGCTGGAGTGCCGCGCAATTGCTCGCGGAAGTTCTGGGTGAGTATGAAGGCCGCAAGCAGGTTGGGCCGCCCGGACGTTATCGCGAGTTTATCGCGTGGCTGCAGTCCCGCGATCAGAATGCAAGTGAGGCGTGGTGGCGAGCGCAGACCGGCCGCCTCGACGGTTCGACGTTGCTGGCTAGCGCGTTGCCGAAGCCAGAGGCCGTGGACGCTGCCGCCGCAGCGACCAGCCGGGCCGATTCACCCGAGTCGACCAGCACTATACGCGCGGAGTCACATGCTTCAACGTTGCGGATCTGGGATGCCGAGCACACCGCACAGCTAAGCGCTTTCGCGAAAGCACAGCACGTAACGCTGAACACTTTGGTGCAGGCGGCCTGGCTCCTGTTGCTTCAGCGTTACACGGGGCAGCGCACGGTAAGCTTCGGGGCGACCGTCGCCGGTCGCCCCGAAGCGTTGGCCAGTGCGCACCGCACCCTCGGTCTGTTCATCAATACGATCCCAGTGATCGCCGTGCCGCAACCTTCGCTGAGCGTCGGTGCATGGCTCGAACAGATTCAGCAGCACGGCGTAGCGGCACGCGAACACGAGCACGTCGCACTGTACGACATCCAGCGCTGGGCGAAACTGGAAGGCGGGCAGGCGTTGTTCGACAGCATCGTCGTGTTCGAGAACTATCCGGTCGACGAGATCCTTGAAGCAGCGACATCGCGTGAGTTGCAGTTCTCCGGGCTGCGTAGCGAGGATCGCACGAGTTATCCGCTGACACTGTCGGTTACCCACGGACGACACGCACAACATAGCGGCGCGCAACGGGACGGCGAGACTTTGCGGATCGAATTCGCCTACACGTGTAGCGCTTTCGATGCGTCGCAGGTCGAACATCTGGCGTCGCACCTGGTAGCGCTAATCGACGCGTTCGTTGCGAATCCGGCGGCTCCGCTCGGTGCGCTGACAATGTTGCCTGATGCCGAATTCGCGCAATTGCGGCAACGGGGAGCGGGCGGCAGGCTTGAGCAGGCACCGCTGGTGCACGAACGCATCAGCCGTCAGGTAGCCATGCGGGGCGCCGGGCAGGCGCTTATGCTCGACGGCGAATCGCTCGACTATGCGACGCTCGAACGCCGTGCCAACCGTCTCGCGCATCGTCTGCGCGCGGCCGGCGTCGGGGCGGAATCGCGTGTCGGCATTGCGCTTGAGCGCTCGTTCGAGATGATCATCGCGGTGCTTGCCGTGCTGAAGGCGAGCGGCGCTTATGTGCCGCTCGATCCGTCCTACCCGGCCGAGCGGCTCGCGTTCATGATCGAGGATAGCGGGATCAAGCTGGCACTGACTGGCGGGGCGTCCACTGACGCTCTCGCAGAGCTTGGCGTAGCCAGCATCGACGTGCAGCAGGCGTCGGCGCTGGCGGGTGCCCGTCCTGAGGATGAGGAGATGGACCGCGCTCCTGCGTGCACCGTATCGCGCGACAACCTCGCCTACGTGATCTATACCTCAGGCTCGACCGGCCGCCCGAAAGGCGTCGGGATTACGCATGGTGCGCTTGCTCAGCATACCCAGGTATCGATCGATCTGTTCGGTGTCACTTCGAGCGACCGCGTCCTGCAGTTCTCTACGTTCAATTTCGATGGCTTTGTCGAACAGGTGTTTGCGACGCTGAGCGCAGGCGCTGCATTGATCCTGCGTGGACCGCAGCTATGGAGCAGCGAGCGCTTTCTCGATGAGGTCGAACAACAACGCATCACGGTTGCCGATCTCACCACTGCCTACTGGAACGCACTGGCCCAGGACTTCGCCAGTAATCCGCGTGCACGCGTCGCTTGTGCGAGCCTGCGCAGGGTGCATGCCGGCGGCGAGGCGATGCCGGCTGACGGCGTACTCGCCTGGCGCACGGCGGGCCTCGCACACGTTGAGCTCGCGAACACCTACGGGCCGAGTGAGGCTACGGTCACGGCGAGCGCATTCGATTGCTCGCCCTATCTGCGCACAGGTGTTGAGATCCCGCCGCATATTTCGATTGGGGGTCCGCTCGACGGCCGTTCGCTGCAGGTCCTTGATGCACAGCTTAATCCCGTGCCGGTCGGCGTGGCCGGCGAGTTGTGCATCGGCGGCACGCTGCTGGCACGTGGCTACCATGGACGCCCAGGCTTGACGGCGGAACGTTTCATCGCCGATCCTCATGCGGCGTCCCCTGGTGGCCGGTTGTATCGAACTGGCGATGTGGTGCGCTGGAACGCTCGTGGCACGCTCGACTATCTGGGCCGCATCGATCATCAGGTGAAGGTGCGCGGCTTCCGCATCGAACTCGGCGAGATCGAATCGGCGCTATTGTGTCAGCGTGAAGTGCGCGAGGCAGTGGCGGTGGTGCGCGAAGGCGCGGGCGGCGCGCGCGTGCTGGCCTATGTCGCAGCGGTGCCGGGCGCGCAACTCGACGTTCGCGCGTTACGCGCCGGCCTCGCTGCTACGCTGCCGGACTACATGGTGCCGTCAGCGGTGATCGTGCTCGACGCGTTGCCGCTGAACCCGAATGGCAAGATCGACCGGCTCGCGCTGCCCATGCCCGGTTCGCATGAGCTGATGCAGGCAGACGCGGAACCGGCCGACCCGCCACAAGGCCAGCTTGAAGAGGCGCTTGCCGCGATCTGGGCCAGTGTCCTCGAGGTACAGCAGGTAGGCCGTAGCGATCGCTTCTTCGAACTCGGCGGCCACTCGCTGGCGGCGATGCAGGTGCAGTCGGCAATCCGGAGTACGTTAGGCATCGAAGCGCAATTGGCGGATCTGATGAACAATCAGCCGCTGTATCACCTCGCGCAGACGCTCGCGTCCGCGAACCGGGTGGCGCAGGACGATGATGCAATGGCGGCTGAAATGCAGGACATTCTCGCGGAGCTATGA
- a CDS encoding DUF6566 family protein, giving the protein MAESTVSYGGYEIVISPETNKFGAWVTSVSLKDSAGKVVEHRPMTVQPEWRTEAEAIRDAVEWGSRFIERELNTPRSHSWVVDRSRAEIWFRDVQEKSRGPEIDA; this is encoded by the coding sequence ATGGCAGAGAGCACCGTTTCTTACGGCGGATATGAAATCGTTATATCCCCTGAGACCAACAAGTTCGGCGCCTGGGTCACAAGCGTGAGCCTGAAAGATAGCGCGGGAAAAGTTGTCGAACATCGTCCCATGACCGTTCAACCCGAATGGCGGACTGAAGCGGAAGCGATTAGAGACGCAGTCGAGTGGGGGAGCCGGTTCATCGAGCGTGAACTCAACACGCCGCGGTCGCACTCATGGGTGGTCGACCGGTCCCGTGCGGAAATCTGGTTTCGCGATGTGCAGGAAAAATCGCGTGGCCCCGAAATCGACGCGTAA
- a CDS encoding porin codes for MKRYKEAGFVLAGMTAMLATGTVFAQSSVTLYGIVDTGVGYLSSQAPSTGATKGGQSVVKLVEGVWGGERFGFKGVEDLGGGTRAIFQLEEGFNADTGALSKAGLMFSRASWVGLTNDTYGTFTAGRQYTPYYNMLAQYGPTPWLTGAFGAHPGDLDALDTDYRVNNALVYTSPSFAGLKISGMYALGGVAGAFNSGASWSVGAQYVAGGAGIGVGFARFDNATSGGGAWSSSSTAYSGTGEQGESSITNGYQNAAAQQRFAVTGGYQFNPQWDVSASYSNVQYIVGPNSGFSTTAIFNTGGAVLHYRPVVSWDLAVGYSYTRATQANGVQDAASYQQINLTELYNLSKRTRIYVLEAFQRANGQTIDNGKVVTATAAIAEQSAASSRSQFGATIGINHQF; via the coding sequence ATGAAACGCTACAAGGAAGCCGGGTTTGTACTCGCTGGCATGACGGCCATGCTTGCGACAGGGACGGTGTTTGCGCAAAGCAGCGTCACGCTGTACGGGATTGTGGACACGGGGGTGGGTTACCTGAGCAGCCAGGCTCCGTCGACTGGCGCGACCAAGGGTGGACAATCGGTGGTCAAGCTGGTTGAAGGGGTGTGGGGTGGCGAGCGCTTCGGCTTCAAGGGCGTTGAGGACCTGGGCGGCGGCACCAGGGCGATCTTTCAGCTCGAAGAGGGTTTCAATGCCGACACCGGCGCATTGAGCAAGGCCGGCCTGATGTTTAGCCGCGCTTCCTGGGTGGGCCTGACCAACGATACCTACGGTACGTTCACGGCAGGGCGCCAGTACACGCCTTACTACAACATGCTCGCGCAATACGGTCCGACGCCGTGGCTGACAGGTGCCTTCGGCGCCCATCCGGGCGACCTCGACGCGCTCGATACCGATTATCGCGTCAACAATGCCCTCGTCTACACGTCGCCGTCATTCGCCGGGTTGAAGATAAGCGGCATGTACGCGTTGGGCGGAGTAGCGGGCGCCTTCAATTCGGGCGCATCGTGGAGCGTCGGTGCGCAATACGTGGCTGGCGGCGCGGGCATAGGCGTCGGCTTTGCGCGCTTTGACAATGCAACGAGCGGCGGTGGTGCCTGGAGCTCGAGTTCGACCGCCTACTCGGGCACCGGCGAACAGGGTGAATCGAGCATCACGAACGGCTATCAGAACGCGGCAGCGCAGCAACGCTTCGCTGTGACCGGCGGCTATCAGTTCAATCCGCAATGGGATGTTTCGGCATCCTATTCGAATGTGCAATATATCGTGGGTCCGAACTCAGGCTTCTCGACGACCGCGATCTTCAACACGGGCGGCGCGGTTCTCCATTACCGGCCGGTGGTGTCGTGGGATCTGGCCGTTGGCTACAGCTACACGCGTGCTACCCAGGCCAACGGTGTCCAGGACGCCGCGAGTTATCAGCAGATCAACCTGACCGAGCTCTATAACCTTTCCAAGAGAACTCGCATCTATGTGCTGGAGGCGTTCCAGCGGGCTAACGGCCAGACGATCGATAACGGCAAGGTGGTTACCGCGACGGCGGCCATCGCTGAGCAATCTGCTGCGTCGTCCCGTAGCCAGTTCGGCGCGACTATCGGTATCAATCACCAGTTCTGA